The Longimicrobiaceae bacterium nucleotide sequence CCATCGGTAGCAGCCCACGCCGGTGGGCTTCGTGCCGTCGTAGCCCGCGGCTTTAGCCGCAGGGCGATGCTGGCCGCACCGATTCTCCCGGATTTCGTATGATTCCGCTGATGTTTCACCACGTGTCCCCGTGCTTCGGACGGCCCATTATCAAGCAGTTGATGTCGTCGCTGCAAACGACACCCCTCCGATGCCGGGATGCGCATCGGAGGGGTGTCGTATCTCGATCTTCGATCTTCGCCCGGTAAGGCTCCCGGCGCGCCGGGCCTCTCCGTGCGGGACGACCGGCCTACGGCTTCTTCCGGGCGCCAGCCGCGGGTGTGACGGAGGCATTGGGCGCCGATGGGCGACCCGCGCCGGGCGTCTGCCGCGGGGTGGCGGATTGGGTGGCGGCCCGGTTCCCCGGGTTGCCGAAGATCTGGAGCGTGGGGTGGCGGAAGGGCACGTTCGCGCTCCGCGGCATGCTCTTCTGGCGGCCCACGTCCGCCAGCATGTCCTCGCCGGTGCGCTGCTGCGCCATGCCGAGCAGGAAGCTGAAGTCGGCGAAGACGCTCTTGTTGCCGTTGGTGGTGTCGGCCAGCGTCTGCGCGTACTGGTGGCAGCCCAGGCACGACGACGTGGTGGGGATGTAGCTCTCCAGCACCGTGTTGCGGAGCGTGTCCGGCACCGCCACCAGCGACCGCTCGCCGGACATCCACTGCGACCCGATGAGGTGGTAGTGCTCCCACACGGTGCCCTTCACGCGCGCGTGCCAGGTGGCGTTCACCGTGTCGGTCTCGCCCTTCGGCACCTGCACGCGGGTGATCTGGTTGCCGTACTTGCCCTGCACGGCGTACCGCGCGGCGTACGGCGGCGTGGGGTTCCACAGGAACGTGCTGTCGCCCGTGCCCGCCAGGTGCAGCGAGTCGTTGCGCACGCAGGTGGTGCAGGCCGCGTTGTAGAACGACCACCGCGGCTGGCTGGCGCCGCAGCTCGCGGGCGAGGTGGAATCCGCGCAGAGCGGGGCGTTGTCCTCTTGCTCGAAGGTCGACCAGATCCAGTCGCCGAGGAACTGGTCGGTCTTGTGGACGATGTGCATGCCCACCAGGCCCACCGTCACGTTGAGGCAGAGCGAGTCGCCGTTGGCGCTGTTCCGGGGCGGGACGTAGATCACGCCGTGGCGGCGGAAGTAGCGCGTGCTGTCGTCGTTGCTCTGCAGCACGCGCCAAGCGGCCTTCACCTCGATGGCTCCCTCGGTGCCCTTGGTGCGGCCGGCGGGGAAGACGAGCGCGGTGTCGGCCGTGTCGGCGGCGAACTGGCCGCGGGGGGTGTTCAGGAGGTGCGAGCGGAGGTAGGTGGCCTCCTCGCCGTTTATCTTCTTCTCGTACACGGCGAAGTTGAGGTTCGCGTCCATCAGGGGCCCGCCCACCGCTTCGTCGTAGTCGCCGTCCGGGTCCACGACGTCGCCGTTCTTGGCCATCGACCCCAGGAACTTCTGCCCCGGCGGCACGCTGCATGGATGGCGGTTGCCGGGCGCGGAGTACACCTCGGCCGCGTCCAGGTACGTCTCCCACACGCGCGGAGAGGTGTCGTCGGAGAACTGCGGGACGACGCCGCTGGTTCCCGCCGCCGGCCAGTTGAGCGCCACGAAGGTCTGCCACGAGTAGACGTCGAACTTGGCCTGCGTGGCAGACACGAAGCCGGTGTAGCCGTTCGGCACCCGCACCACCACCTCGTGCGGCACCACGGGGCAGAGCTGGTCGATGGTGCTGTCCGCGCAGATCGGGTCGAGCGAGTCCGGGGCGGCGGCGACCTGTGCGTCCCCGGCCGCGCCGGACCCGGCGCCCTTGCCGTCGCACGCGGCGGAGGGGAGGAGCAGGGACAGCGCGAGCACCGCAACCACACCATGCGCACGTCTCATAACGCGTTCTCCTTTGGATGGAGAGGGTGGGGACTGCACGGAAGCGATCCGCGATGGCGTAAAAAGCGCACTCTCTCGGCACCCGGTCACTGCGGCGCGGCCGGGGTGACGCGACGAACGGACTGTCTGGATGGGGGTGATGGAGAGATACGGGAGAGGGCGCCCTTCCGTCCGCAACGACGGTTCGCGTCGGCAAATGTAAGTCGCGACGTGCGCGCCGGAAAGACTGGTGAACAGGCCGTGCACCCGGCACCGTCCCCGCCGGTGAGCGCGGGCGGACACGGTGGCCCCGGAGAGCGGAAACGTCGATGCACGTCCACGTGAACCTCCCCGACGCTCAGCCGCCGAGGATCGTCATCCCGCGCGGAGCCTGATCGGTGAACCTGTCGCCCAGCTTCAAATCTCCGTTGTCGGCGAGCCGGCGCCCGAGCGCGCGGCCGGACCGGAAGCGCGTGCGACGACGTAGCAGCGCCGGGTCTGCGCCTCGACCTCCGGATAAGCATCGCGCTCTTCGCGGCTCTCGACGGTGAAGCCGGCGGCGCGCAGATAGCCGTCCATCTCCTCTGCGGTGAAGAAGACGAAGTCGAGGTCCACCGGCTCGCCCCACAGCTCGTCGAAGTGGCGGACCTCGGCTCCGACGTGGAAGGCGAGCACGAGCGGCGCGTCCGGCCGCAGCACGCGGTGAAGCTCACGAAGGGCGGCGGCCATCTCCCCACGCGGCAGGTGGATGAGCGAGTAGAAGGCGACCGCGCCTGCCCACGACCCATCCCCGGCGTCTATGGCGATGACGTCGCCGGTGTCGAACGGGATTTCGGGGAAGAGCGTCCGCGCGTGCCGGACCATGGCGGAGGAGAGGTCGATCCCGCGGACGGAGACGCCCTGCGCGTGCAGGTAGGCGGCGACGTGGCCGGGCCCGCAGCCCACGTCGGCGACGGGGGCGGCGGTGCCGACGCGCGGCGAACCGGTCCAGGAACGCACGGTCGAAAGGCTTGTGCGCCAGCTCGCCCGCGATCCTTCGCGCGTACTCGTCCGCCACGCTGTCGTAGCTGGTGCGGACGGGCGAGGCGTCGAGCGGATAGGACATGGGGTTCCAGGAGTTCGGCAGTAGGTCGCGACGGAGACGATGGCTCAACTCCCCAGGCTACGGATTCCTGTTCGACGAATCGGACGTGCGTGGTGTCCAGCGCCCGCATCGCCCGGGCGGCTAAAGCCGCGGGCTACGACGGCGCGAAGCCCACCTTCGTGGGCTGCTACCGAGGGTCCGAGCCGCTTTGGCGAGACTCCGCGGAGGCAAGCCGATCCACTCGGATCCCGCGTGAGGCGCTATCCGCCGCTGACAATTTGCACCCGATCCGGGCCGGTCCGACAGGAGCAGCCCTTTCTTTTTTCCCCGGCTTGATCTCGATCTTCCGAATGCCGAGCGCACGGAGTGCGATCCGATGCAATAGGATTCGCTTCTCAACCGCTACGTGCATGACATGGGAGATTGCGGGTGGATCGTCAAATAGCTTTTCGGCATTCAGGCGGCAGGGTGTCGCGCTCCTACTGAGACACCGCTGCCCCACAGTTGCGGCGGGGCAGCAGGTCAGATCGTCCGTTTGTCACGGCGTACGCGGAATTCCGGGGGAAGCGCCAGGGTCTGAAAAATGCCTTAAACGGCGCGGGAGGAGATGCGCGGAACTCTCGCGCGGGTTCCGATCCACAGTGCACAGGGCGGATGCAGCCCAGATCTCATCGCCACCGGCTCCATCATATGTACCGGTAGCTCCCATCCGGCAGCGACATCCGCCACACCACCTCCGCTCGCCTCGGGCCGAACGCCGTTTCACGCGCAAGCGTCACGGAAGGTTGCAGATGCGGCACTTCGTCTTCATCAGCTACTCCAACACCGACAAGGCGGTGGCCGACACGCTGTGCGGCGTGCTGGAAGCGGCGGGCGTGCCCTGCTGGATCGCCCCGCGCGACGTGCAGCCGGGACGCGAGTGGCGCCCGTCCATCATCGACGCCATCCAGCAGACGCGCGTGATGATCCTGGTGTTCTCGGACGAGTCGAACCGCTCGCAGCAGGTATCGCGCGAGGTGGAGGTGGCGTTCGAAGAGGGGAAGACGATCATCCCGTTCCGTATTGCGGACACGGAGATGAACAAGAGCCTGCGCTATTGCATCAGCGCCACGCACTGGCTGGACGCGCTCACCCCGCCGCTTTCGGAGCACGCGGCCCGCCTGGTGAGCACCGTCACGCGCATGCTGGCTGAAGCGCGGCAGGTCAGCGCCGCCGCGGGCCTGCCGGACGAGTGGGCCGAGGCGATCCCCTCCGATGCACACGCCGAGAGCGCGCCGGCCGATTCGGTGGATGCGGGCCCTGCGGAGATGCCTGTCCTCCCCCGCGTCCCCGCCTCCCCAGCCGCCGAAGGTGCCGGAGCCGCCGCTCTTTCCGCGGGAGAGATCGATGCCGCTGCGCACGCGGAGCATGCGTCCGTTTCCGCGCCCACCGTCGAAGCGCTGGCCGTAGCTGAAGAGCGGATGGGCGAGGGTGGCACCGCGACGCACATCCGTTCCTTCCCGCGCGGCCGGAAGATGCGCGTGGCCGGCGCGGTGGCGGGGGGCGCGGCGCTGATGACGGTGGCCGCGGCGGTCTGGCCGCTCGGCGCACGAACGCGGACGGAAGCAGCCGCCACGGTGGCGAACACTTCCGCATCCCCCGCATCGCCTGCGGAAGACCGGGACCTAGCCGGTTCCCACAGCGCTCGGAAGGTGGCTAACGAACCGTCGGGAGATGCTGCCGTCCCGGCCGCCAGAGCCGGATCTGGCGCCGCGACCGCGACGCCGCAGCGCGGGGAGACGGTGTCATTGCCTGAACCGCCGCCCCCCGTCCAGCCCCCCGTCGAGCCACCCGTCCAGCCCCCCGCGCGGCCGCCGCTGTTGCCCCCGCAGCACGGGCAGCGGCTGAGCGCCGAGGCGAACTCCCGTGCGCCTGTTTCGATCGGTGAGGTTTTGGGGCGGTCCGCGGCTTCTCCGCACGAAGGAACGATGGCAGCGCTTCCGCAGCGCGAGCGGCTTGCTCCGACGGTTGCTCAGCGCGTGTCCGCGGCGGCGGCGGGCGTGGCGATGCGGAGTGCCGCGGTCGCGCCGTCCGTCGCCGCCCGTGCGCCCCCCGCCCCCGGCGCGGCGGAAGCGATGCCCGCCCGCGACGCGGCCGAGGACGCGCGCGCCATCCAGCGCACGGTGCGCGACTTCGCGCAGCTGCTGGAGTCGCGCGACGCGGGGCGGATCGCGAACGCCTATCCGGCGGCGGGGGAGTG carries:
- a CDS encoding class I SAM-dependent methyltransferase, translated to MRSWTGSPRVGTAAPVADVGCGPGHVAAYLHAQGVSVRGIDLSSAMVRHARTLFPEIPFDTGDVIAIDAGDGSWAGAVAFYSLIHLPRGEMAAALRELHRVLRPDAPLVLAFHVGAEVRHFDELWGEPVDLDFVFFTAEEMDGYLRAAGFTVESREERDAYPEVEAQTRRCYVVARASGPAARSGAGSPTTEI
- a CDS encoding toll/interleukin-1 receptor domain-containing protein, giving the protein MRHFVFISYSNTDKAVADTLCGVLEAAGVPCWIAPRDVQPGREWRPSIIDAIQQTRVMILVFSDESNRSQQVSREVEVAFEEGKTIIPFRIADTEMNKSLRYCISATHWLDALTPPLSEHAARLVSTVTRMLAEARQVSAAAGLPDEWAEAIPSDAHAESAPADSVDAGPAEMPVLPRVPASPAAEGAGAAALSAGEIDAAAHAEHASVSAPTVEALAVAEERMGEGGTATHIRSFPRGRKMRVAGAVAGGAALMTVAAAVWPLGARTRTEAAATVANTSASPASPAEDRDLAGSHSARKVANEPSGDAAVPAARAGSGAATATPQRGETVSLPEPPPPVQPPVEPPVQPPARPPLLPPQHGQRLSAEANSRAPVSIGEVLGRSAASPHEGTMAALPQRERLAPTVAQRVSAAAAGVAMRSAAVAPSVAARAPPAPGAAEAMPARDAAEDARAIQRTVRDFAQLLESRDAGRIANAYPAAGEWVSQWSDFFRMVRRLRVSVIDAGSPAVDGDAAHVDFAARLEWDDDAGTGQHRPQRFSAGFRRQGGRWVLTRLDGR